CTGATTCGAATTCATCAAAAAATCAATACTCAAAATGAGCTGTTTTTGAGTTTTGTTGTATCTAGGGTTCAAATTGTAATGGAAGCATAATGTTTCGGGGGTAGAAATAAGGACATGCCGTTTGACCTTTTTTTCATGAAATTCATAATGTGTAATTTAATCACATGACCAAAATCATTTTTGGCTGACAATCTGTTTATTTTTTGTCACAAATACTGATAATAGAATAATTGCAGTTATGGTTGTAATCATACTATACCCAAAAGCCACCTGGGAATCAAATGCATCCCACAATAATCCGAAGACCAAATTTGCTACAAGAAATGATATTCCCACAAAGAGATAGTATATTCCAAATGCAGTACCTCTTAAATTCTCTGAGACATATCTTGATACCATCGTTCTTTGTGTAGTTATTGTCATGCCCTGATACAAACCAAAAATGGCCGCCATTGCAAAACCAACCAGAATAAACCCCGTCTCAAAATATCCTATCATCGATGTTATGAAAAATAATCCAAAACTTGCCAATAGTATCTTTTCAGTACCAATCTTATCTGAAAGAATTCCAGAGGGTATGCCAATCAGAGTATGGGCTATGTTAATCACTACGTAGACTAGGGGTACAAAGTTTTTCTCAAGGCCTAACTCTGATGATTCTACAAGAATAAATGAAAAATTGAATGCTCCAATAGAGAATACAGTCATGATCAATAAAAATAACAAAAATTTTCCATGAAGAACTACCCTAAAGTTTGATAGTATGCTTTGATTCTTTGGAATGATTTTTCTTTCCTTTACATATCGTGCCAAGATAAACAAGGCAATAACCCCGGGAATTAATGAAAACCAAAAAATGTCCCTTACCTCAAAATAATATAACAAACCAAATGCAATCAATGGCCCAATTATTGCACCTGCTTGATCCATTGTACGATGCAAACCAAACGCTTTTCCAATATTGACAGGCTCTATGGAGTCTGCAAGTAACGCATCTCTTGGTGATGTTCTTACTCCCTTTCCAATTCTATCTGTAACCCTGATTCCAAATACGTGTATCCAACTAGCAGACAATGCAAAAAATGGTTTTGCTATGGTGGATAGACCATAACCCAACAGTATGAGTGATTTTCTTTTTCCTACCTTATCTGAGATTGTTCCTGAAACAGTTCTTGTGCCATAACCTGCTGCTTCACCCATTCCCTCTACTAGACCCAATACTGCTTTTCCTGCCCCAAGATCATCTATGATGAATAATGGTAATATGCCAAATATCATCTCAGATGATGTATCTGTGAAAAAACTTACAAAGCCAAGATTTCTGACATTTTTCCAACTGTATTTTTTAGATTCTCCTGACATACTTCTTAAAAACATTAATTGAATATAATAATGAGTTAACCGTAATTAGATGGTGTTTCAAGTAAAATGCGCTGATTGTGATTGTCTTCCTTCAGAATGTAAAACAAGTAAATCTCAAAAAGATTGTCCTAATTGTACTTGGGATGAATGCTGTTGTTGGAATACAATTAATTCTTAATTTATCTCTCAAGAATAAAAGATACAAGTTCATAGGAATTGAACCCACTTGCATTTTTTACAACCTAGTAGTTTCATGTCGAATGAAAGTTTTTCCATGCCGTTGATTGGCTCCATTTTTCCATGATGTAATGTAACTGAATATCCACAATTTTTACAATTTCTACTGGCAGGATCAGCCTCTATTAATTTTAAGAAATCCTTCATATCTCTTATTCAAATAATCTGTTGAATTATTTCTTGATTATTCTGTCTTTTTTATCACTATTCTCCAAGAGTAAAAGGTTCGAAGTATTTATGAATCTCAGAATTTTATCTTGACTCGTTGAAGGTATTTTTCACTAAACATTTTGATGATCCTACCTGTGAAAAATTCAC
This genomic window from Nitrosopumilus ureiphilus contains:
- a CDS encoding MFS transporter — translated: MSGESKKYSWKNVRNLGFVSFFTDTSSEMIFGILPLFIIDDLGAGKAVLGLVEGMGEAAGYGTRTVSGTISDKVGKRKSLILLGYGLSTIAKPFFALSASWIHVFGIRVTDRIGKGVRTSPRDALLADSIEPVNIGKAFGLHRTMDQAGAIIGPLIAFGLLYYFEVRDIFWFSLIPGVIALFILARYVKERKIIPKNQSILSNFRVVLHGKFLLFLLIMTVFSIGAFNFSFILVESSELGLEKNFVPLVYVVINIAHTLIGIPSGILSDKIGTEKILLASFGLFFITSMIGYFETGFILVGFAMAAIFGLYQGMTITTQRTMVSRYVSENLRGTAFGIYYLFVGISFLVANLVFGLLWDAFDSQVAFGYSMITTITAIILLSVFVTKNKQIVSQK